Proteins from one Sulfurovum sp. TSL1 genomic window:
- a CDS encoding DegT/DnrJ/EryC1/StrS aminotransferase family protein, with amino-acid sequence MTYTTKIYLPDKEKFKAYIDEIYESRCLTNNGPLVQRLEKKLEAYFGVKNLLCISNGTDALQLAYRLLEVEGEVVTTPFSFVSTTSAIVVEGLMPVFADIDMDSYNIDPENIVSVITDKTCAIAPCHVFGNACKIDAIDEIAKRYNLKVIYDASHAFDVKYKGQHILNYGDMSIISFHATKLFHTIEGAAIVIKDDVLYEKAKIVRNCGIDGPDSVAMLGVNARMNEVEAAMGLCMIDEEDIIQKERKASHEFYTRKLRGYVQLQKKNEDATQSYTYFPVVFKSEDEMNRVREALLGKDIAARQYFKPSLDTLPFVEDQNVMVKSRDISSRILVVPMHSGVEPLVSEIIIATLKEMRSPEYS; translated from the coding sequence ATGACCTACACAACGAAAATATATCTGCCTGACAAAGAAAAATTCAAAGCATATATAGATGAAATTTATGAAAGTAGATGCTTAACTAATAATGGACCTTTGGTTCAAAGACTTGAGAAAAAACTTGAAGCATATTTTGGAGTCAAAAATCTGCTTTGCATCTCTAACGGTACAGATGCATTACAATTAGCCTACAGACTTTTGGAAGTGGAAGGGGAAGTCGTAACGACTCCTTTCAGTTTTGTTTCAACAACCAGTGCGATAGTTGTAGAAGGATTAATGCCCGTTTTTGCAGATATTGATATGGATTCTTATAATATTGACCCAGAGAATATTGTAAGTGTGATTACTGATAAAACATGTGCTATAGCACCGTGTCATGTCTTTGGAAATGCTTGTAAGATAGATGCAATTGATGAGATTGCTAAAAGATACAACCTGAAAGTGATTTATGATGCATCTCATGCCTTTGATGTAAAGTATAAAGGCCAACATATATTAAATTATGGTGATATGTCTATTATCAGTTTTCACGCGACTAAGCTCTTTCATACGATTGAAGGAGCTGCCATTGTTATTAAAGATGACGTGTTGTATGAAAAAGCAAAAATTGTCAGGAATTGTGGTATCGATGGTCCTGATTCTGTGGCTATGCTGGGTGTCAATGCAAGAATGAATGAAGTTGAAGCGGCAATGGGCTTATGTATGATTGATGAAGAGGATATAATCCAAAAAGAACGTAAAGCAAGTCATGAATTCTATACCCGTAAATTAAGAGGCTATGTTCAGTTACAAAAAAAGAATGAAGATGCTACTCAAAGTTATACCTATTTTCCAGTTGTATTCAAATCTGAAGATGAGATGAACAGGGTTCGAGAAGCATTACTTGGTAAAGATATTGCAGCACGTCAATATTTTAAACCTTCATTAGACACACTTCCTTTTGTCGAAGATCAAAATGTCATGGTAAAATCGAGAGATATCTCAAGTAGAATTTTGGTAGTTCCGATGCATTCAGGAGTAGAACCTCTTGTGAGTGAAATCATCATAGCAACCTTGAAAGAAATGCGTTCACCAGAGTATAGTTAA
- a CDS encoding ATP-grasp domain-containing protein, which translates to MNILFCTIGRRGYIVDYFRKHLPVGSKLIGTSDRNDRDTEFTSGFLHCDKSYIVPSIKEERQYIDELLHICQTEKIDMLLSFYDYDTYILSKYLKEFEAIGVKPVISSHQVNLICFDKVETFKFLQREGFKTPWTMTSEEVTQHEIPSYPVIVKPRFGFGSNAISLARNRDEVDFFLKYYDNEDMMIQEFIEGKEYSFDILNDFNGQTVTAIVKQKIKMRSGETDQGYAIKDAGMAALGMKLGNVLGHVGPLDVDFFIKEGEPYILELNPRFGGAYPITYLAGADFPKILIDLAKDEVEPSDYEKYHDYKEGVMMIKDINILTI; encoded by the coding sequence ATGAACATATTGTTTTGCACTATCGGACGAAGAGGGTATATAGTTGATTATTTTAGAAAACATCTTCCTGTCGGTAGTAAACTCATAGGTACATCTGATAGAAATGACCGCGATACGGAATTTACTTCCGGATTTCTACATTGTGACAAAAGCTACATCGTTCCAAGCATCAAAGAGGAACGTCAGTATATTGATGAACTTTTGCATATATGTCAAACCGAAAAGATCGATATGCTTCTCTCTTTCTATGATTATGACACTTATATATTATCAAAATATTTAAAAGAATTTGAAGCCATTGGGGTAAAGCCTGTGATTTCTTCACATCAGGTTAATCTCATATGTTTTGACAAAGTGGAAACTTTCAAGTTTTTACAACGCGAAGGGTTTAAAACACCATGGACCATGACATCCGAAGAAGTGACTCAACATGAGATACCCTCTTACCCTGTTATTGTGAAACCAAGATTCGGTTTTGGAAGCAATGCGATCAGCCTGGCCCGAAATAGAGATGAAGTTGATTTCTTTCTGAAATATTATGATAATGAAGATATGATGATTCAAGAGTTCATAGAAGGTAAAGAATATAGTTTTGACATATTAAATGATTTTAACGGACAAACGGTGACTGCCATTGTAAAACAGAAGATAAAAATGCGATCAGGTGAAACAGACCAAGGATATGCAATCAAAGATGCAGGCATGGCTGCATTGGGAATGAAGTTGGGAAATGTACTTGGGCATGTAGGTCCGCTTGATGTTGATTTTTTTATTAAAGAGGGTGAGCCATACATCTTAGAGTTAAACCCACGCTTTGGCGGTGCTTATCCTATCACTTATCTTGCAGGTGCCGATTTCCCAAAAATATTAATAGATCTTGCTAAGGATGAGGTAGAGCCTTCTGATTATGAAAAATACCATGACTATAAAGAAGGTGTGATGATGATCAAGGATATCAATATATTAACGATATAA
- a CDS encoding DegT/DnrJ/EryC1/StrS aminotransferase family protein, with product MIPISKVWYPNKEKLHAYIDKIYETGWVTNNGPLVQEFEKRLEAYLGVKNLVCVANGSIALEMAYTLLNLKGEVITSPFTFVSTTDTLISKCLTPVYADIHPEYMTLDPDKIEGSMTDKTTGIVPVHVYGNACQVDEIMEVAKKNNLKVVFDGSHAFGVNYKGQSVLNYGDISTLSFNAVKLFHSIEGGALIIKDDKLYEEAKSMRQYGITTLTGEGSTPGINGKMNELEAAAGLCVLDEMEAVQKERKDSYLYYAEQLKDHVQMQRLNEDATFNYSYCPILLRSPDEMHKVMDALMENGIKPRQYFAPSLDVLPYVEQRKPMTISRDYTSRILSLPLHSGAEVKASEVILETLHKIRT from the coding sequence ATGATACCTATTTCAAAAGTTTGGTACCCAAATAAAGAAAAACTTCATGCATACATTGACAAGATATATGAAACAGGGTGGGTTACAAATAATGGCCCTTTGGTACAAGAGTTTGAAAAAAGGCTTGAAGCCTATCTGGGTGTTAAAAACCTGGTATGCGTAGCAAATGGCTCAATAGCCTTGGAAATGGCCTATACACTTCTGAATCTAAAAGGTGAAGTGATCACTTCACCTTTTACTTTTGTTTCAACAACAGATACACTTATTTCAAAATGTCTGACACCTGTATATGCAGATATACATCCTGAATATATGACTTTAGACCCCGATAAGATCGAAGGTTCTATGACTGATAAAACCACAGGTATCGTTCCTGTACATGTCTATGGTAATGCTTGCCAGGTTGATGAAATTATGGAAGTTGCAAAGAAAAACAATTTAAAAGTCGTGTTTGATGGTTCACATGCATTTGGCGTCAATTATAAAGGACAAAGTGTCTTAAACTATGGGGATATCTCAACTCTCAGTTTTAATGCTGTGAAACTCTTCCACTCTATTGAAGGTGGTGCTCTTATCATTAAAGATGATAAGTTGTATGAAGAAGCCAAGTCGATGAGGCAATACGGTATTACTACTTTAACAGGTGAGGGAAGTACACCAGGTATTAATGGGAAAATGAATGAATTGGAAGCAGCTGCCGGACTCTGTGTACTTGATGAAATGGAAGCAGTTCAAAAAGAGAGAAAAGACAGCTATCTTTACTATGCAGAACAGTTGAAGGATCATGTTCAAATGCAGAGACTTAATGAAGATGCCACATTTAACTACAGTTATTGTCCTATTCTTCTGAGATCACCAGATGAAATGCATAAGGTGATGGATGCTTTGATGGAAAATGGTATCAAGCCCCGTCAGTATTTTGCACCCTCATTGGATGTTCTTCCTTATGTAGAACAGCGTAAACCAATGACTATTTCACGTGACTATACTAGCAGAATATTATCCTTACCATTACATTCAGGCGCTGAAGTAAAGGCTAGTGAAGTTATACTAGAGACGCTTCATAAAATTCGTACATGA